The Camarhynchus parvulus chromosome 4A, STF_HiC, whole genome shotgun sequence genomic sequence GTTATTGTGGATGACAGAGGACGATCCTCTGGGAAAGGCATTGTGGAGTTCTCAGGGAAGCCTGCTGCTAGGAAAGCGCTGGATAGATGTAGTGATGGGTCTTTCCTGCTGACTACGTAAGTGTGCCTGGGGAGAGGTGCTGTGCATTGGCTGGTGAACCCTGGTTCTAGCACCACAGTGGGACAAATGAGGCATGAGGTGGTGGGGGATTGACCTGGGGagaattttatttaactttgtTCCAACAAGACAGAGTCTGTGCTGAAGCTCAGGTCTGAAAGctttcttctgggaagctgcTAGTGGGGTAAGTACATAAAACTTCCCAATAAACTTTTTCTCCATAAAACAAACTTAGGGCAATTAAAGCAGCCTTTAAGAACAGGACCTGTTTCAGAGACCATCCATATAACTTGTTTGGAAACAAAGTGCAAGTGTTTTAATTGTACACTCTGGGTCACTAGAGGGGAGAGTCTTGGGGCGGGATTCCATGGGCTTGAATGCCACTGTGGGCATGGGATCTGTTGGAGAGGCTGTTCAGATAGGTTGGATTGTTTGGAGTTTTCACCATTATAAACTGCTTTCCCTGTGCTCAAAGGTAATAAGGTAGAAAATCATGTTCTCATAATTATATGAAGTTGTTCAAGCAAATGACTAATTCCAGTTGCATTCCACAAAGCAGCTTGTTGCTCTGTTAAGAGGGAGCCATTTCTGATgtcttagaaaaaaattactgttttgtaTTAATCTCCTAGAATTTGTGACTAGAACACTTCCTGAAATTGAGCTGTATTGcctatttttaaagtaatttttaaagttttgtgcTTTTCACCTGCTGTGGAtctgcagtggcacagctgtACACAAGCACATTCCATTTCAAAAAGCAGgttttgcttatttcttttttaataccTGTTTTTCTCCCTGATGCTTCTTGAGGATAACCAGCATAGTGAGTAGTGCTCTGTAGGAGGATTACTGTTAGGGAGCTTTTGCTGATTCAGAAGTCTATACCTGAAGGAACcatgaaaatagatttttaaaagtgatcATGCAATACTAATCACTATCAATGCATAGCTAAGGTTAACATTCAATCTCTTTATAGTTATCAGTACCTTAGGTTCTGGTATCTAAGAACATAAATAAGTCTGTTGTTCCTTTCTAGTTACGGTTTGGTTTTGATTAAACTTGTTCTGGTTTGTCCTAGTTCAAGACAGGAAAGCTAGATAAACTGTTTGAAATTTGTTCATGTTAGAAAATAAGATTATTAATAATGGAATATGTCACATCAAAGTGCAAAGCTGTATTATGGATCTTCAGCTGAGGAAATGGATTTTAGCCTTCCATatcctgccttcctgctggagcctgggTACTCATTGCCACTTGGCACAACAGGATCATCTGTCTTcatttccccagccctggcacatggGATTGAGGAGCTCATGGGAAGCTGGGGTGCTGCTTTGTGCTGAGGATGAGCAGTGTCAGTGCTGTGGTGGAGAGCTGATTCAGAGACCAGGTCAATACTTTGTTCTGCTTGCAGAAGCCAGGGAGACAGAAGCACACATCTGCAGTGTCTGTTGTGAAGTGCACCAGTGGATTCCCTGGGGGGTGGAAATTCAGACAAGGGCCCAGTGGACCTTCCTAGAGCACTGTTGCCAAGCAACAGTAGCACATGGTGGCCTCACGAGCACAGGATGACTGGATGGTACAGCCTGCAGCCTCCAGTGAGGAGTGGTGTGATGACTCTTTGCTTTAGATAGCCATAAAAAGGCACAGATGGCCTTGTGCCACTCTAGAGACAAGACTTCATGCTGAGTAGATCCTACAGGAGTGTGTCAGGATTCCAGTTAAGCTGTAACTTACAAGTAACTACAAATATTATTCTTCCAGTACAATTTTGGTTTGGATTAAACAAGGATTTTGATTTACAGTTATACTCCTATTCTAGAAAAAAAGAGTTCAATGTGATTCCTGGAATCACTTTGATTCACTTTGGTTGAgatccccagctgctctgagttTCTTTGAGCAGTGCTAAAAGCAGTATAAGTTGTGCTTTCCACAACTGCAAGCTTGTTCTTGATTTTTTGTGAAAGCACCTCACTTTTTCTTTACAGATTCCCTCGCCCTGTCACTGTGGAGCCCATGGATCAGTATGATGATGAAGAGGGTCTACCAGAGAAACTAGTCATCAAAAACCAGCAATATCACAAGTATGTGCCTGGCATGCAGCAGGAGAGTGCCTGTGGGCTAGTGTCTCAGTCTTAGAAGGGTGGCTCATCAGgacctccttttttttctataaatgtGACCTGAGTTTAGAAGGAGAATTGCATTCACTCTTCTCTTGCCATGATTGGCTGAAAGAAAATAGTGATTTTTGAATCCACACTGCTGGATAAGACTGGCAGCCTTCACATATTTTCTATAAGTCCATTTCAGTTGTTGGAATAAAAAATTAGGTCAATTTGATATAGCACAGATGACATGAGATTCCCTGGGAAGTATTACAGAAAGCCTTTGTAGGAAACACTTGAATCCACAATAGAAATTTAGGGAATTATATGACCAGGTATAAGACCAGAGTCTTAGAAGGCTTCCCAGTATAGGTGGGAATCCTGTGATCTGAGCAGTCAGCATTGGCAAACCATGTGAGCTCATGAATTTTTCAAGTAAGGAAGATGAGAGCTTCAGGAGGTGGAATTAGGAATAGTCCTGTTCTACAGGTGCAGAGTGAAAATAACATGCGCACTTGGGCGCTGTTTGTTTCCGGAGTGCATCTCTCCATAagatgtgcagcaggagcaaaggCTGTTGCTTTCAAAGGGATTTCTAAATCTCTTTATCCAGAATCTCTTATGAAGCAGTGTCATTGCTTGTAATGGAGGAGGACAGCTTCCATGCAGGAATAAGATGATGCCTGAGGAGCAAACAAACTGGTGTCTCAGGCACAGTTAACTGGGGTCTGCTATTGCATTTGACGCACAAATGGAATTTTCTTGGTTCCTCCTTGCTCTCCTGAAGCATTCACTAGCTCTTCATTGTTTGCTAGGGAGCGTGAGCAGCCTCCTCGGtttgcacagcctggcagctttGAATATGAATATGCCATGCGTTGGAAGGCTTTGATAGagatggagaagcagcagcaggaacaagtAGATCGCAACATCAAGGAAGCTCGAGAGAAGCTGGAGATGGAAATGGAGGCAGCTCGCCATGAGCACCAAGTGATGCTCATGCGACAAGGTATCAGCCAGATAAATAAAtccagggtgggagcagggccctgcactgTCCAGGAGTGGATGGCTCAATAGACTGGCTAGAGACCACTCAAGGGGAGCTGTGGTGGTTGCTTCTCTTGTAACCAAGCATGGTAGCAGCAAATAAATGGAATCGTAGCATTGTTTAGGTGGAAAAGATCAgcaagtccaaccattaatgTGCTTTCAGGTACTTGTAGAGCAGCAGAGTCTCCTCGAGTCgtcttttctccaggctgagcctgttacccagctccctcagctgctcctcatcagaattgtgttccagacccttccccagctctgttcccttctctggacacgctccagcccctcagtgtctttcttgatgtgaggggcccagagctggacacaggatttgaggagtggcctcagcagtgcccaggcaggggacaatcactgtcctggtcctgctggccccaccatggctgggacaggccaggtgccattggcctcttgcccacctgggcacacctggctcctgttgagctgctggtgagcagcattcccagggccTTTCCCACCAGgccctttccagcccctctgccccagcctggagctgcagggggttGCTGTGACCCAGGACAGGACCTGGCACTGAATCTTGTTTAACATGGGGAGATGCTACTGTATTGGTAAAGGCTTCTATGTTATAGGTCTAGTTCAGGAATTCGTAAGAGGTGGCATGGGAGATGAGTCTGATTGTGTTTTTTACTGTTGTCTTACGCAGATTTAATGAGGcgccaggaggagctgaggagaaTGGAGGAATTGCATAACCAAGAAGTACAAAAACGTAAACAGCTGGAACTCAGGTAAGGGGGCAGATTGTGAAATGCTGTGAATCCAGAGCAGAATAAAACACCACTGCACCTGATTGTTCATTGTGACAATTTAATTACTGCCTCAAGTGTGCCTGTtactttgggctttttttggtcaTAGGGAAGAGTGTACACTTGGTTTAAGATGGAAGAGTTAGGAGTGTCTTCCATTGATTAGTGTGTGCTTCTTCACATTTCTGTGTCTCAGTTAAGCTCCTTTGTGAGGCAGATAGAAAAATCAGAATCTCTGCTGGGATTTAGCGGCTTCCGTGCTGCAGATTGGGAAATCCCATTCCAgcatctctgttttcatttgagGGTAACTTGGTCTCAGAGATTCCTCTCTCCATTGTAGCACTTCCTTGTCTTGGGGTTGTTTTGAGACGCTCCAGGAAGATTACCAGACTATTTGTAATAGAAGGGGTTTGAGAGCTGTCAGGCTTGATATTGCATGTAGTCTGCATGcatttgggagctgctgtgtgcacagggTTGGAAAACACTTCTAAGATCATGAGTTCAGCTGTAAATCTAACAGTGCCAAGCCCACCACATCTACACATCCTTTAAATCCTTttagggatggtgactccaccactttctgggcagcctgtgccaatgCTTTGTAACcgttttggtgaagaaattttcgCAGGTGTGActtgaggccgtttcctcttgtcctgtcactcgttaactgggagaagagactgtctccaccctcctgtcaggcagTTGTAGAGGGTGGTCATGTCccccttgagcctccttttctccaggctgagcccctccagctccttcagccgCTCCTCatgagacacacacacacaagtgggttttgttttttttcaaatgaggtcctcaaaactgaaaatttgaaGTGTAAAGTTTCCAATGAAGATCCTTGAGGCAGCACTGCAACCCAGTGATGCAGGTGGTTGGTGTTTGTTGTGCTGAGCATCTTGGACTTTGTTTGCAGGCAAGAGGAGGAGCGCAGGCGCCGTGAGGAGGAGatgagaaggcagcaggaggagatgatgAGACGCCAGCAGGAAGGctttaaagggaattttgctGATGCGGTACGAGTGCTTCTACATTTCCATTATATCTCTACACTCACAGTAGATTTTTCCcttccacagcacagctttCTGTGAATTTTCAGCTTGGTTGGACGACTGTACATCAGTAGTGTAGTCTACCCTAAATTATTGTCTCCCTCCAATGTTAATACAGTTTAGCCTGGAAACTGTAAATCTCCCAGTTCTGTTCCACTGCTCTTCACATAGGGCCCTCTGTAGCTGTCTTACTGTTCAGAAAAATGTGTGCTGACTAACTCTGTTCTAACAGCAACAAACACACTGTCCTGAAGCACTGCAGCAGAAAGCTGTTATGATTATATGACTGGCGATATCCCTAGCTTGCAGTCTGTCTTAGTCATGATGAAATGATCCCAACTGAAGGCATTGCTGCAGGCATGGTATATGCTTGTACTTAAAATTCAGTTggtcaagtatttttttttgtagtgtaACCTGGTGGTAACCTGCCTTTTAATAACAGTATCTCTAGTTCTATAGAGAAATGCCTTACAATCTGTTTCCAGTCCCAGGCACTTTCTGTTGTGGAGGCCACTGTAGGGCTGTTCAGGTGGTGTAATGGCATTgatgcagctggggctgtgttcAGTGCTTACTAGTGAAACTTAACCCCTAGGCAAAATAGGTAAATGTGTGTCAAACCAAAGGGCCAAGAGCCAAAAGCTGGAATGTTCTCTTTGTGCAGCAGATATCCTGATTCCTACAAATAATACTGCCTTCATATGATAAATAACGGCACTGAGACTGGAGATGAAGTGAAAGTTGTCTTCACTTAACACTGTTAAAAAAAGTAGTGCCTTCACTGAAGTGCTCCTGGTTTTGCAGTGAGAAAAACCTGCGATAGGTATTTCTGATGCTTGgttaataaaagagaaattgaGCTCACTAAATGGTATTTTAATGCAAGTGACCCAGTACTGTGTCTTTATGTAAGCTTGCATTCCTTTCAACAGGAAAAGCTTCTTAGATGTGCTGAGGGAGTAGCAAAACTAATTCTATCTAATGTGTTACTACTGCTCAGCACATCTTTCCATCAAGATGTCTTTGTTAAAGTATGCAtgtgcagctttgctgctggatattttattataattttgaaaaacaacCTTTTATAatgagatatttaaaataaaacctattCATTCAGCAGCTATCACATGAAGGTTGCTCCTGCTGTTCTTTGACATTTACCCTGGGAATTACTTTTCTATACATTATTCAGTAGTAAATCCTCAGAACTCTTTGAATTtgtataattacatttttaaaagcctgattATCAGTTGAAATGAGTGTCTGTCTTTCCAGAGGGAGCCACCAGACATGCGAATGGGACAGATGGGTATGGGAGGTAAGAGTATTCTTTGTTCCCGTGCATGTTCATTTCCTTACAAAATCTGCCCTTTTTTTTAGTGATCTCATTTTATTGGCTTCTTATTTAGAAACTCAGTCACAGTAATCTCCCAGGCTAGTAAGAGGAAGTATTCATGTGACAGGAAACACAACATGCTGTAAAGCAAGATCAACTGGTCTTGACCTGATAGTGCAAAGCTGGGACTCTGTCCCTGCATGGAGCAATGTTCTGTGGCTCTGGGGTGATGAGCAGACCCCagtcactgtgtgtgtgtgtgccaggactattcctcagttttcttttccaggtaCCATTGGCATGAACAATAGAGGGGCTATGGGTGGTACCAatgtcccagctcctgcacctcctgctgctggtcctGGAGCTATGATCCCTGATGGAGCCATGGGAATGGTAATGTATCTCCATCTGCTTTTTGTGCAGACCTCTAAAATGCAGATTATGTTGTTTGCAGTATTAAGTACTACCTGCTGAAGTTGAAGCACCCAGACCTGTTGCTTCACTCCTCCTAAAATCTTTAGAAGTTAATCTTGCCTTGGTGCTAGCTGATAATTTGCAGGAGATTGAGCCAAGTCTAATAATGGCTTAATGTACTTCCAAGAGTGCTAGTGCTAAAATGCTTGTTAGAAAGCTCTTAGGAGTAATATATGGTTGTTTTTAAATGACCTAGTGGGAAGCACTTTGTGAAATAGAGAGTTTTTTGAGAGTAGATTCTTGTAGGCATAAAGCCAAGCTTTCAGGAGTGTTCTGTTCATCACCAGTTCCATAACCAGAAAAGGGTTATCTCCTGTTCTCATATGCCAGACTGAGTTCAGCTAATTTGCTTAGGAGGTCAAAAGCAAAGAATCAGTGGTGTTCATGCTTATttgtttgactttttaaaatttttgtatttgatTTAGTTTTAAACTTTACTGCAGGGTTTTGCAATAGACCCTGACTTTTGTGGCATTTGTCATCCCTCTCTGTCACACAGAGGATTGGCCCTCCCACAGTGTCAGCACTTCCAGTCaccagcagaaacagcagcagtcaTAGTAAAGTTTGTCCTGAAAGTTCATCTTCCTTCAGTGGTTTTTATGAACTGGTCCAATAAAGTTTTCCTGCAAACATTCCTACTCAGACTTCTTGCTCTGTCGTGACTGCTatgacacagatttttttttttccataaagagCAGTTTTATTTGTCTAAAAACCACCTAAGTGGTAGggacagcaaagcagctgaggtTAAGTGAATGTGCACTACACAGTGAAATTAAGGGGGAAGGTGAAGCCAGGAGTGGAAAGGGAAGGTGAGTTCACAtggctcacctgctgctcagcagggcccTGGTCTGTGAGGTGGTGCACTCAGTCTCAGTATTCCTGACTGCAGGTTgtgtgggaaaagcagctttgttcTTCAGTGGTCCAGTGGTGCAGGTTTGGGACTGTGGGGATGTTTTTGGTGGGGTGAATGTTTGCAGTGAGGTCGGCTGGAATTGTGGAATCCTGATAGAATTGCAATCAACTCAAACTGCTTTTAACTGCCCTTTGtccttccttgtttttcttcctgcatcTTCTGCACTTGTGCTCCTTCCCAGaccccaccaccacctccaGACCGCTTTGGCCAGGGTGGAGCCATGGAAGGCCTTGGAGCCATGGGAGGGAACCCGCCCGCCTTCAACCGAGGAAATCCGGGCGGGGATTTCGGCCCCAACAAGCGCCGCAGATACTAACCAGGGTTCAGCTATCCCCTGTACACGCCCCAAAGGAGGAAATCTTGGCAGGCCACACACAGGGTTCAAcctgggggggaggggggacgTTTTAAAGGTAGTTAATTAGGGCCTGTTTTGGTAAAGCCACTCTAGGACAAGGGGAGTGCAGTCTGACTGGTAAAGGTTTTGGAAAATTTCATGTGATGCATTCCtaatttcaaagtgaaaaatttaTTCTGGGAGGCTGCCCTGGTTCAGTAACAGTAAAATCTTGCAAGGACCCTAATGCCTTGACCATTCCAGGTTTCCTATTTGCAGATGAAATCATGAGACTAAATTGGATAAAATTTCAGTATGTCTTGGCATTTTTTTAGTGTAGTGTACCTTGCTTAAGAGCACGGGGGGGGGTCTCTGGAGAACTAGGGCAGCATTTGGGTACTTTGCAGCTCCCATGATTTTGTAAATTTATATAGCTCCAAATGATCCGTCATGTAGTGAATTGGAggaggttttgtttcttttttttttttcccctcctaacTTGTTAGTTACTCTTTTTACCTGGACCATTTGTTTCTTTGAAGTAGTTGACAGTCGTGCAGCCTGAAGGGCTGGGAGGTTCTTgtttggatggatttttttgaTAACGTGTTGtatctctttatttttactggTAGTAAAAGTACAATCTATTGGATAAAGATACTGTATCTCATGCTGAAGATTTAACTGAAACAAATGTTTGTATAATCCTAACCTTGCCTGTCTTTTATGTAGAAGTACTACAAGATTTTTCATTTAGTGTAAACTGTTTGAACACAAACTGTAATTGTCCCACTAAAAAGTTTGAGTTTGTCTGAGGAATGTTACAGGAATGCATTATTAAAGTGGATTTTAAGCCTTTTTTATCTGGTgtcttgtttcttctttttttagtaCTAATGTCTACATGTGGATTGAATTTCATGAAGCTTCAGGTTATGGTGTGAAAGTTGTTTTTGCATCACTCTGTAAAGAAGGTGTTCAACCCCTGAGGATTTTCTAGCAGTTTTCCTTCTCACAGAACAAGTTTTATTTGTGGGTTGGAATGTGACCTTCAGCTTCAGCGGGTCAGAATGCGGAAAGGGAGCTGCTGACATACCTGGGATGTGTCTGCTGTGgttgcagggagctgggatgcaAGACTTGTCCGTGTGTCCTGGAGCTCAATTCCTTTCTCAGGTGCAGAGTACAGAGTTGTCTGTCTGTGATCTGTGCTGCAGTTGCCTCTGGCTGGGACCTTCCAGAACTCCTGTGCTGGGATAGGAAGGAGAGGACTCACTGATGGCAACAGTAATGCTTTATCTGAGTGATACTTGAGGCAATCTGTAGGGACAGGAGCCTTCTGTGGCCTGTACTCTCACATTGGGTCTCTAGAGTTGAGACTGCAAAGGGGGAAGCTTAGAAATAAATTGAggtgggaaagggaggagggagaaagtGTTAAAGCCTAGAAGCGTAAAAAAGTGCCTTGAACAATTGTGAAatcatgggaaagaaaaaaacattttgagatGGCTAGTGTTGCCACAGCAAGAACCTTAAATTGGAGTTTGGTCCTGTGGGTACTCTTTAAGTACAGGGGAATATGAAATAATCACTCTGGAGCATTGATTAGTTTACCCCTGTCTTTGGATGGCTTTTAGTTAACCTGGAATGAGATGATAGGATGGATGGAAGAGAGGCTGCAGCTAAtgctctttgtttctttttcttactttattttccacatttgAAAGCATCAGCAGCTGGTTTGCTGAGATGATATGATATCTAATGGTGGTTATCAGCTTGATTGTGAAGCATGAAGAGTTTGGTGATGTTTTTCATCTGGCTTATTTGCTAGAACAGCTCAGTGTTGCAAAATCTCAAGTGAGAATGCTAATTGGCTTTTCTGTTGCCCAGTGGAAGATGGATCTGTTCTGGTAGCTTGTCTGCAATGAGGCTGGCAGACATTCCCTATGCCATGGCTGTTGGGTAAGTACAGTGTTTCATTCTGAAGTGTGAAATATGAGGAGAAGAAACTATGAAGTTGCATCCAGGTACCTGTATTACCTCCTTCACCTGCCAGTTGCTCAGTTGCTGTGTGTTACTGAGCAGCCCAAGGAGGAATTGCTGTCCTAGtggaacagcagagctcagatgtTCAGCATCACTCTGCTGCTGAACAGTCCTGAGCAAGTATAAGGTAAGGATGGGTCTGGGTactgcctttccctgggagaAAAGGGTGAAATCATAGGGGAGAAAGAATTTAGCACTGCTTAAAGCCCATCTAACAGGATTTCAAATATCTAAATTAAAGATCCAGTGGCAGCaatgaaagaaaactaaaatctGGTATGGATCCCATAGGTAACTATTCTTAATTTGCTTTAAAGGAGGAGACTGAAAACCTGTGGCTGAGTGAGGAAATGGTAAAGCAAACCTTTACTAAGATTTTCAGAGGCATGTCAGGGacaggctgcctgcagtgcagaAGCATTtacagctgggcacaggagcAAGCAAGGCTGCCTCACTCCAGAGCAGTTCCTTGCCCTGCTGAAGCACTTTGGGTTTGGTGTTGGTGCTTGCACTGCCTGTTTCAGGTAAGGAGTGCATCTCCTGAGGCTAGGCtgttcacagcactgctgtgctgaggctcAGCCACTGTGCAGGCTGGAATGCTTCCCTCTGCATGCCTTTCCAGAGGGCTGGCTATTATGTAATTGCAGactgatgaaatatttttactcttCTGAGGATAAACCCTTGCCTTTTGCTGTCATATTTGATCAGCTGGTTTAAAGTGCAGTTCTCCAGTATCAGTTTGTATCACACCAAGGATTGATGAGCAATTTGGTTTTACCACTTTGCTCTTAACTTTAAACCCCCATCATTTGTGGACTTCAGAAGTTACAACTTGTGCTTTATGCAGTTAAGTAGTGAGTGCATTTGCAAGAATcaaagataaatgaaaaatcCAGCTGGTATGTGGATAATTCTGTCATACCAAAGCAGTAgacaaacatttcatttttttttcctggcacgATGCCTCTCACTAGCAGCTCTAATTTATCACAGAAAGCTGCAAGTGATGGTATGTGCTGAACTACTTCTCCAGTGAGCTACCTTTGGGGGCTGGAAGAAGGAAGATGTGATTTTCCATGGCCTTGCTGAAAGGAGCCATCACTCTCTCTTCTCTTGGTCGTGACTTGGGTACCTAGTGCCAGATGTAAGTAAAAAGAGAGTAAGAAAGCAAGGAgctcagccaggcacagcactggTTTTGGGGCACTTTCCCTCACTTCACTTTGGCCACTCTGCTCTAAATAAGCTCACAGTGACCTTGCTTTAAAGGCAACAGGACCCTCAAAAGGAGAAGTGCTAAAACCCCACACTCAGTGCCAGTTCAGGGTATTTCAGCCAGCAGATTTTGATTCAGGATGCCAGATAATGATATAAAATTGAGTTTTAGGAGTAGACTGAACTCTTCTTTTTGGGCTGGCTCCAACTGAGGACTAAAGGGCACTTTTTGATGAGGAATATTGCATGTGCCTTCAGAGTGAGCACCACAATGAACCGGCTCCTAAAGGAGTAACTCATCTCCAAGGAATTACCTCTGGAGCAAGACACTGGCTGAACTACAGGGAGAAAATCCTTATCAGCTGGGTAGCTGGATCCAGTTTGAGATTGTAATTCTCCAATGAGACTGAAGTGTTGCAGCATTAGTCTTGTAATAACccaagctgcagaaaagcagtGATCTTGAATGGAGAGGTTGCCCATACCCCCATTTCTGGTTGTTTTCTGGTCTTTTTCAAATCTGTTCTCTGAACTGTTGAGGACAAGCAGTGCAGACCCCTTGGACAGGTGG encodes the following:
- the NONO gene encoding non-POU domain-containing octamer-binding protein isoform X2; translated protein: MGGAGQNGAPRFPPVPTWPPAKRGADHTEWARRPAPRPPLNPLAAANPGPSPAVVPGGPVWLHRHGLYLHAGGPTRPSPGAATAFPKLERLPGAVGKMQGNKGFNMEKQNHAPRKQHQQHPPPSIPANGQQANSQSESRARRGGPPGPALDEGLTIDLKNFRKPGEKTFTQRSRLFVGNLPPDITEEEMRKLFEKYGKAGEVFIHKDKGFGFIRLETRTLAEIAKVELDNMPLRGKQLRVRFACHSASLTVRNLPQFVSNELLEEAFSVFGQVERAVVIVDDRGRSSGKGIVEFSGKPAARKALDRCSDGSFLLTTFPRPVTVEPMDQYDDEEGLPEKLVIKNQQYHKEREQPPRFAQPGSFEYEYAMRWKALIEMEKQQQEQVDRNIKEAREKLEMEMEAARHEHQVMLMRQDLMRRQEELRRMEELHNQEVQKRKQLELRQEEERRRREEEMRRQQEEMMRRQQEGFKGNFADAREPPDMRMGQMGMGGTIGMNNRGAMGGTNVPAPAPPAAGPGAMIPDGAMGMTPPPPPDRFGQGGAMEGLGAMGGNPPAFNRGNPGGDFGPNKRRRY
- the NONO gene encoding non-POU domain-containing octamer-binding protein isoform X4, translated to MQGNKGFNMEKQNHAPRKQHQQHPPPSIPANGQQANSQNEGLTIDLKNFRKPGEKTFTQRSRLFVGNLPPDITEEEMRKLFEKYGKAGEVFIHKDKGFGFIRLETRTLAEIAKVELDNMPLRGKQLRVRFACHSASLTVRNLPQFVSNELLEEAFSVFGQVERAVVIVDDRGRSSGKGIVEFSGKPAARKALDRCSDGSFLLTTFPRPVTVEPMDQYDDEEGLPEKLVIKNQQYHKEREQPPRFAQPGSFEYEYAMRWKALIEMEKQQQEQVDRNIKEAREKLEMEMEAARHEHQVMLMRQDLMRRQEELRRMEELHNQEVQKRKQLELRQEEERRRREEEMRRQQEEMMRRQQEGFKGNFADAREPPDMRMGQMGMGGTIGMNNRGAMGGTNVPAPAPPAAGPGAMIPDGAMGMTPPPPPDRFGQGGAMEGLGAMGGNPPAFNRGNPGGDFGPNKRRRY
- the NONO gene encoding non-POU domain-containing octamer-binding protein isoform X5, with protein sequence MQGNKGFNMEKQNHAPRKQHQQHPPPSIPANGQQANSQSESRARRGGPPGPALEQLCTLFPSDEGLTIDLKNFRKPGEKTFTQRSRLFVGNLPPDITEEEMRKLFEKYGKAGEVFIHKDKGFGFIRLETRTLAEIAKVELDNMPLRGKQLRVRFACHSASLTVRNLPQFVSNELLEEAFSVFGQVERAVVIVDDRGRSSGKGIVEFSGKPAARKALDRCSDGSFLLTTFPRPVTVEPMDQYDDEEGLPEKLVIKNQQYHKEREQPPRFAQPGSFEYEYAMRWKALIEMEKQQQEQVDRNIKEAREKLEMEMEAARHEHQVMLMRQDLMRRQEELRRMEELHNQEVQKRKQLELRQEEERRRREEEMRRQQEEMMRRQQEGFKGNFADAREPPDMRMGQMGMGGTIGMNNRGAMGGTNVPAPAPPAAGPGAMIPDGAMGMTPPPPPDRFGQGGAMEGLGAMGGNPPAFNRGNPGGDFGPNKRRRY
- the NONO gene encoding non-POU domain-containing octamer-binding protein isoform X6, whose product is MQGNKGFNMEKQNHAPRKQHQQHPPPSIPANGQQANSQKQLCTLFPSDEGLTIDLKNFRKPGEKTFTQRSRLFVGNLPPDITEEEMRKLFEKYGKAGEVFIHKDKGFGFIRLETRTLAEIAKVELDNMPLRGKQLRVRFACHSASLTVRNLPQFVSNELLEEAFSVFGQVERAVVIVDDRGRSSGKGIVEFSGKPAARKALDRCSDGSFLLTTFPRPVTVEPMDQYDDEEGLPEKLVIKNQQYHKEREQPPRFAQPGSFEYEYAMRWKALIEMEKQQQEQVDRNIKEAREKLEMEMEAARHEHQVMLMRQDLMRRQEELRRMEELHNQEVQKRKQLELRQEEERRRREEEMRRQQEEMMRRQQEGFKGNFADAREPPDMRMGQMGMGGTIGMNNRGAMGGTNVPAPAPPAAGPGAMIPDGAMGMTPPPPPDRFGQGGAMEGLGAMGGNPPAFNRGNPGGDFGPNKRRRY
- the NONO gene encoding non-POU domain-containing octamer-binding protein isoform X1; its protein translation is MGGAGQNGAPRFPPVPTWPPAKRGADHTEWARRPAPRPPLNPLAAANPGPSPAVVPGGPVWLHRHGLYLHAGGPTRPSPGAATAFPKLERLPGAVGKMQGNKGFNMEKQNHAPRKQHQQHPPPSIPANGQQANSQSESRARRGGPPGPALEQLCTLFPSDEGLTIDLKNFRKPGEKTFTQRSRLFVGNLPPDITEEEMRKLFEKYGKAGEVFIHKDKGFGFIRLETRTLAEIAKVELDNMPLRGKQLRVRFACHSASLTVRNLPQFVSNELLEEAFSVFGQVERAVVIVDDRGRSSGKGIVEFSGKPAARKALDRCSDGSFLLTTFPRPVTVEPMDQYDDEEGLPEKLVIKNQQYHKEREQPPRFAQPGSFEYEYAMRWKALIEMEKQQQEQVDRNIKEAREKLEMEMEAARHEHQVMLMRQDLMRRQEELRRMEELHNQEVQKRKQLELRQEEERRRREEEMRRQQEEMMRRQQEGFKGNFADAREPPDMRMGQMGMGGTIGMNNRGAMGGTNVPAPAPPAAGPGAMIPDGAMGMTPPPPPDRFGQGGAMEGLGAMGGNPPAFNRGNPGGDFGPNKRRRY
- the NONO gene encoding non-POU domain-containing octamer-binding protein isoform X3, whose protein sequence is MGGAGQNGAPRFPPVPTWPPAKRGADHTEWARRPAPRPPLNPLAAANPGPSPAVVPGGPVWLHRHGLYLHAGGPTRPSPGAATAFPKLERLPGAVGKMQGNKGFNMEKQNHAPRKQHQQHPPPSIPANGQQANSQKQLCTLFPSDEGLTIDLKNFRKPGEKTFTQRSRLFVGNLPPDITEEEMRKLFEKYGKAGEVFIHKDKGFGFIRLETRTLAEIAKVELDNMPLRGKQLRVRFACHSASLTVRNLPQFVSNELLEEAFSVFGQVERAVVIVDDRGRSSGKGIVEFSGKPAARKALDRCSDGSFLLTTFPRPVTVEPMDQYDDEEGLPEKLVIKNQQYHKEREQPPRFAQPGSFEYEYAMRWKALIEMEKQQQEQVDRNIKEAREKLEMEMEAARHEHQVMLMRQDLMRRQEELRRMEELHNQEVQKRKQLELRQEEERRRREEEMRRQQEEMMRRQQEGFKGNFADAREPPDMRMGQMGMGGTIGMNNRGAMGGTNVPAPAPPAAGPGAMIPDGAMGMTPPPPPDRFGQGGAMEGLGAMGGNPPAFNRGNPGGDFGPNKRRRY